The following are encoded in a window of Variovorax paradoxus genomic DNA:
- a CDS encoding DUF4105 domain-containing protein: MLRILLRSLGRLLLSFAVLVSAAWACAALWYQLPVATLVKVGAMVLWGLFGLAAIVLVWRGKAARPLLSYAIGFALLLGWWNTIAPSQNREWADDVARHLKPRVEGSVVTMENVRNFDWRSNTDYTVHWDTRRYDLDRLRSVDVSLSYWTGPAIAHTLVSFGFDDGQYVTFSIEIRKERGESFSSIGGFFKQFENSLVAADEHDILRVRTNVRGEDVYMYRVQLPQAEMRSLFLGYVGEAEALARAPSFYNTLTANCTTIVYDLAKHVVPGLPMDYRLLASGYLPEYLYDVGGLTPGQRMDALRAAGRITDRAIATDKQPGVNFSQAIRNGLPDAAP, translated from the coding sequence ATGCTCCGAATCCTTTTGCGCTCCCTCGGCCGTCTGCTGCTGAGCTTCGCCGTGCTGGTGTCCGCCGCCTGGGCCTGCGCGGCCCTCTGGTACCAGCTGCCGGTGGCGACACTCGTCAAGGTCGGCGCGATGGTGCTGTGGGGCCTCTTCGGCCTGGCGGCGATCGTGCTCGTGTGGCGCGGCAAGGCCGCCCGACCGCTGCTGTCGTATGCCATCGGCTTCGCCCTGCTGCTCGGCTGGTGGAACACCATCGCGCCTTCGCAGAACCGCGAATGGGCCGACGACGTGGCGCGCCACCTGAAGCCTCGCGTCGAAGGCAGCGTGGTCACGATGGAGAACGTGCGCAACTTCGACTGGCGCAGCAACACCGACTACACCGTGCACTGGGACACGCGCCGCTACGACCTCGACCGTCTGCGCTCGGTCGACGTGTCGCTGTCTTACTGGACCGGCCCCGCCATCGCCCACACGCTGGTGTCCTTCGGCTTCGACGACGGCCAGTACGTCACCTTCTCCATCGAAATCCGCAAGGAGCGCGGCGAAAGCTTCTCGTCCATCGGCGGCTTCTTCAAGCAGTTCGAGAACAGCCTCGTGGCCGCCGACGAGCACGACATCCTGCGCGTGCGCACCAACGTGCGCGGCGAAGACGTCTACATGTACCGCGTGCAGCTGCCGCAGGCCGAGATGCGCTCGCTGTTCCTCGGCTACGTGGGCGAGGCCGAGGCCCTGGCGCGCGCGCCGAGCTTCTACAACACGCTCACGGCCAACTGCACGACCATCGTCTACGACCTCGCCAAGCATGTCGTGCCCGGCCTGCCGATGGACTATCGCCTGCTGGCCTCGGGCTATCTGCCCGAATATTTGTACGACGTCGGCGGTCTCACGCCGGGCCAGCGCATGGACGCGTTGCGCGCCGCCGGCCGCATCACCGACCGGGCCATTGCCACCGACAAGCAGCCCGGCGTGAACTTCTCGCAAGCCATCCGCAACGGCCTGCCGGACGCTGCGCCATGA
- a CDS encoding esterase/lipase family protein — translation MRRIGFSSLLLALSLLTGCAGVTVGTISPAEYLAQRRGDVLTTGKLSSSAQEVLRVIGSDADQCRQDGRACRQNLATSAGLSDEQRMSALSEVWLQLALAGGDGGSAAQPMAPEAIEAWLETARHAYAYLFFTARKPRDRAFEDRQTQVRDYYNYAVQRAITGLFSRYRKDEMPPASIPQVSGWRIEADLSAVQLAPDAPPPKELIPAASLTFSGLRNIYRRDGFGAELVAAGSDRPTDAQAKADEDAPPFSETPFPALTALLQFDGATLQDVLATRTLRIAVFDPYRTSTIQLAGEEIPLAANFTSGYGLWLARSDFALQALRSLFGGAEGLTRPHIYLMQPYDPKRRTIVMLHGLASSPEAWINVANEVLGDETLRRRYQIWQVYYPTNAPLPLNNLAIREAITQTLAHFDPQGRAEASRNVTLIGHSMGGVLSRLLVSSSGDVLWNALREGYPMPAAQRRRIEEGLGPYLRFEPLPQVSDAIFIASPHRGTSFANKRISRWVANLITLPVAMLGQLNDLSRELMRVAPSSQELGPLRIPNSIDNLSDRDPFVRLSSGLPMNPKVRYHSIIGNDTPGVAQADSSDGIVPYASAHLDGAVSELVIPSAHSVQENPLAILEIRRILREQLRSSRAGGTQAR, via the coding sequence ATGAGGCGCATCGGCTTCTCGTCCCTGCTGCTGGCGCTGTCGCTGCTCACCGGTTGCGCCGGCGTCACGGTCGGCACCATCTCGCCGGCCGAGTACCTCGCGCAACGGCGCGGCGACGTGCTCACCACAGGCAAGCTCAGCAGTTCGGCGCAAGAGGTGCTGCGCGTCATCGGTTCCGACGCCGACCAGTGCCGCCAGGACGGCCGCGCCTGCCGCCAGAACCTCGCCACCTCGGCCGGCCTGAGCGACGAGCAGCGCATGTCGGCGCTGTCCGAGGTGTGGCTGCAGCTCGCGCTGGCGGGCGGCGACGGCGGCTCGGCCGCACAGCCCATGGCGCCCGAGGCCATCGAGGCCTGGCTCGAGACCGCGCGCCATGCCTACGCCTACCTGTTCTTCACCGCACGCAAGCCGCGCGACCGCGCCTTCGAAGACCGCCAGACGCAGGTGCGCGACTACTACAACTACGCGGTGCAGCGCGCCATCACCGGCCTGTTCAGCCGCTACCGCAAGGACGAGATGCCGCCGGCCAGCATTCCGCAGGTGAGCGGCTGGCGCATCGAGGCCGATCTGTCGGCGGTGCAGCTCGCGCCCGACGCGCCCCCGCCCAAAGAGCTGATTCCCGCCGCCTCGCTGACGTTCTCTGGCCTGCGCAACATCTACCGCCGCGACGGCTTCGGCGCCGAGCTGGTCGCCGCGGGCAGCGACCGCCCGACCGATGCGCAGGCCAAGGCCGACGAAGACGCGCCGCCCTTCAGCGAAACGCCCTTCCCCGCCCTCACCGCGCTGCTGCAGTTCGACGGCGCCACCCTGCAGGACGTGCTGGCCACGCGCACGCTGCGCATCGCCGTGTTCGACCCCTACCGCACCAGCACGATCCAGCTGGCCGGCGAAGAGATTCCGCTGGCCGCCAACTTCACCTCGGGCTACGGGCTGTGGCTGGCCCGCTCCGACTTCGCGCTGCAGGCGCTGCGCAGCCTGTTCGGCGGCGCCGAGGGCCTGACCCGGCCGCACATCTACCTGATGCAGCCCTACGACCCGAAGCGCCGCACCATCGTCATGCTGCACGGCCTGGCCAGCAGCCCCGAGGCGTGGATCAACGTGGCGAACGAAGTGCTCGGCGACGAAACGCTGCGCCGCCGCTACCAGATCTGGCAGGTGTACTACCCGACCAACGCGCCGCTGCCGCTGAACAACCTCGCCATCCGCGAAGCCATCACGCAGACGCTGGCGCATTTCGATCCGCAGGGCCGCGCCGAGGCGTCGCGCAACGTCACGCTCATCGGCCACAGCATGGGCGGCGTGCTGTCGCGCCTGCTGGTGTCGTCGTCGGGCGATGTGTTGTGGAACGCCCTGCGCGAGGGCTACCCGATGCCGGCCGCCCAGCGCCGCCGCATCGAGGAAGGGCTGGGCCCGTACCTGCGATTCGAGCCGCTGCCCCAGGTCAGCGACGCCATCTTCATTGCGTCGCCGCACCGCGGCACCTCGTTCGCCAACAAGCGCATCTCGCGCTGGGTGGCCAACCTCATCACGCTGCCGGTGGCGATGCTGGGCCAGCTCAACGACCTGTCGCGCGAGCTGATGCGCGTGGCGCCCAGTTCGCAGGAGCTGGGCCCGCTGCGCATTCCCAACAGCATCGACAACCTCAGCGACCGCGACCCTTTCGTGCGCCTGTCGTCAGGGCTGCCGATGAATCCGAAGGTGCGCTACCACTCGATCATCGGCAACGACACGCCCGGCGTGGCGCAGGCCGATTCGAGCGACGGCATCGTGCCCTACGCCAGCGCGCACCTCGACGGCGCGGTGTCCGAGCTGGTGATTCCGTCGGCGCACAGCGTGCAGGAGAACCCGCTGGCGATTCTGGAGATCCGGCGGATTCTCAGGGAGCAGCTGCGCAGCTCGCGCGCAGGTGGCACGCAGGCGCGTTGA
- a CDS encoding dodecin: MSNHVYKSLELTGSSPTSIEDAVQTAIAKAHETVRNIQWFTVTETRGHVVDGKIAHWQVTVKIGFTLE; this comes from the coding sequence ATGTCGAACCATGTCTACAAGTCGCTCGAGCTGACCGGCTCGTCCCCCACGAGCATCGAAGATGCGGTGCAGACCGCCATCGCGAAGGCGCACGAGACGGTGCGCAACATCCAGTGGTTCACCGTCACCGAGACGCGCGGCCATGTGGTCGACGGCAAGATCGCGCACTGGCAGGTGACGGTGAAGATCGGCTTCACGCTGGAGTAG
- a CDS encoding SAM-dependent methyltransferase, producing the protein MLWEKKLAQWSAAVRARANLPARLTLWDGQSYDFGDFSGPAVTLHVKSPAALSLMLQPTLDNLGEAYVKSKIDIEGKLSDVIDIAYGLARTSMDKPGGALRHMARYFAHTKSSDKKSIEYHYDVSNAFYQLWLDANMVYSCAYFENGDEDLATAQLKKIDHILTKIELKPGQTLLDIGCGWGALVIRAAQKFGARCVGVTLSQNQFDLATERVKAAGLQDRIEIRLQDYRDVTGQFDRITSVGMFEHVGRKNLPEYFKRVQQLLADDGIVMNHGITSSDPEGGGVSYGGGDFIDRYVFPNGELPHISLALQAMQQGGLEAFDVENLRRHYAQTLRHWSDAYEAHADEARALVDEEKFRIWRIYLAGCAYAFENDDVAIYQIVGRKAGRAAKTLPWSRRYIYEGTSALRA; encoded by the coding sequence ATGCTTTGGGAAAAGAAGCTGGCGCAGTGGAGCGCCGCGGTTCGCGCACGGGCCAACCTGCCCGCGCGGCTCACCTTGTGGGACGGCCAGTCCTACGACTTCGGTGACTTCAGCGGGCCGGCGGTCACGCTGCACGTGAAATCGCCCGCGGCGCTGTCGCTGATGCTGCAGCCCACGCTCGACAACCTGGGCGAGGCCTACGTCAAGAGCAAGATCGACATCGAAGGCAAGCTCAGCGACGTGATCGACATCGCCTACGGCCTGGCCAGGACCTCGATGGACAAGCCAGGCGGTGCGCTGCGGCACATGGCGCGCTACTTCGCGCACACCAAGTCGTCGGACAAGAAATCGATCGAGTACCACTACGACGTGTCGAACGCCTTCTACCAACTCTGGCTCGACGCGAACATGGTCTATTCGTGCGCCTACTTCGAGAACGGCGACGAAGACCTGGCCACCGCGCAGTTGAAAAAAATCGACCACATCCTCACCAAGATCGAACTCAAGCCGGGGCAAACGCTGCTCGACATCGGCTGCGGCTGGGGCGCGCTGGTGATCCGTGCGGCGCAGAAGTTCGGCGCGCGCTGCGTGGGCGTCACGCTGTCGCAGAACCAGTTCGACCTCGCCACCGAACGTGTGAAGGCCGCCGGCCTGCAGGACCGCATCGAAATCCGCCTGCAGGACTACCGCGACGTGACGGGCCAGTTCGACCGCATCACCAGCGTCGGCATGTTCGAGCACGTGGGCCGCAAGAACCTGCCCGAGTATTTCAAGCGCGTGCAGCAGCTGCTGGCCGACGACGGCATCGTCATGAACCACGGCATCACCTCGTCCGACCCCGAGGGCGGCGGCGTGTCGTACGGCGGTGGCGACTTCATCGACCGCTACGTGTTCCCCAACGGCGAGCTGCCGCACATCAGCCTCGCATTGCAGGCCATGCAGCAGGGCGGGCTCGAAGCCTTCGATGTGGAGAACCTGCGCCGCCACTATGCGCAGACACTGCGCCACTGGAGCGACGCCTACGAGGCCCATGCCGACGAGGCACGTGCGCTCGTCGACGAAGAGAAGTTCCGCATCTGGCGCATCTACCTGGCGGGCTGCGCCTATGCCTTCGAGAACGACGATGTGGCGATCTACCAGATCGTGGGGCGCAAGGCGGGCAGGGCGGCGAAGACGCTGCCGTGGTCACGCCGCTATATCTACGAAGGCACGTCGGCGTTGCGCGCCTGA
- a CDS encoding amidase family protein — protein MFERLLTYVSYTPIHNVAGTPAMSVPLGQSASGLPIGSQFAARVGNESMLFGLAFELERAAPWVQRKPGAV, from the coding sequence TTGTTCGAGCGGCTCCTGACCTACGTGTCGTACACGCCGATCCACAACGTGGCGGGCACGCCCGCGATGTCGGTGCCACTCGGCCAGAGTGCATCGGGCTTGCCCATCGGCAGCCAGTTTGCGGCACGCGTGGGCAACGAATCCATGCTGTTCGGCCTGGCCTTCGAGCTGGAGCGCGCCGCGCCCTGGGTGCAACGCAAGCCGGGAGCCGTGTAA
- a CDS encoding amidase — protein MDRRQLLSSAGASLGGIALVGCAAFERPTAARRDDFAGLDATAQAELVQRREVTPGELLEAAIARIEALNPRLNAIVTPLYERARGEVRTPLPAGPFQGVPYAIKDMLDLQGTRRTSGSRLLARNISQDTSAIVARSTAAGLVILGKTNTPEFALNGSTEPVLFGPSRNPWDAARSSGGSSGGAAVAVASGMVPIAHASDGGGSIRIPASCCGLFGLMPSRSRMVGSRATDSGVDHCVSRSVRDSARLFAWNQRQDAQAPLKPAPVLEPLGARRLKIGFSTANVFGQQAAPSVRSALEESARLCASIGHHVEPARLPVDGEAFFTHFMVAWSSGADHMRRMAETQGLRAEDVLEPWTLYLSAHFRRQPADAGAKAGVYFAELSRRFDAFFQSFDVMLTPVLHEEPPPWVSWGRTCPVRSCSSGS, from the coding sequence GTGGACAGACGTCAACTTCTTTCAAGCGCCGGCGCCAGCCTCGGCGGCATCGCCCTGGTCGGCTGCGCCGCCTTCGAGCGCCCGACGGCCGCGCGTCGCGACGACTTCGCAGGCCTGGACGCCACCGCGCAGGCCGAGCTGGTGCAGCGCCGCGAGGTCACGCCCGGCGAACTGCTCGAAGCAGCGATCGCGCGCATCGAGGCGCTCAACCCCAGGCTCAACGCCATCGTGACGCCGCTGTACGAGCGTGCGCGCGGCGAGGTTCGCACACCGCTGCCGGCAGGACCATTCCAGGGCGTGCCTTACGCCATCAAGGACATGTTGGACCTGCAGGGCACGCGCCGCACATCGGGCTCGCGGCTGCTGGCGCGCAACATCTCGCAAGACACCAGCGCGATCGTTGCGCGCTCCACGGCGGCAGGCCTCGTGATCCTGGGCAAGACGAACACGCCGGAGTTCGCCCTCAACGGCTCCACCGAGCCGGTGCTGTTCGGGCCTTCGCGCAATCCGTGGGACGCGGCGCGTTCCTCCGGCGGCTCGTCGGGCGGTGCCGCCGTCGCGGTGGCCTCGGGCATGGTGCCGATCGCGCATGCCAGCGATGGCGGCGGCTCGATCCGCATTCCCGCGTCGTGCTGCGGCCTTTTTGGTCTCATGCCGAGCCGCAGCCGCATGGTCGGCTCGCGCGCCACCGATTCAGGTGTGGATCATTGCGTGAGCCGCTCTGTGCGCGACAGCGCGCGCCTGTTCGCATGGAACCAGCGACAGGATGCGCAGGCACCACTGAAGCCCGCGCCGGTGCTCGAACCGCTGGGCGCACGGCGGCTGAAGATCGGCTTCTCGACCGCCAATGTGTTCGGGCAGCAAGCCGCGCCTTCAGTTCGTTCGGCGCTCGAAGAAAGCGCAAGGCTCTGCGCGAGCATCGGCCACCACGTCGAACCGGCGCGCCTGCCCGTGGACGGCGAAGCGTTTTTCACGCATTTCATGGTGGCGTGGAGCAGCGGTGCCGATCACATGCGGCGCATGGCCGAGACGCAGGGCCTGCGAGCCGAAGACGTGCTGGAGCCCTGGACGCTGTACCTCAGCGCGCATTTCCGCAGGCAACCCGCCGATGCCGGTGCGAAGGCCGGTGTGTATTTCGCGGAACTCTCGCGGCGCTTCGACGCCTTCTTCCAGAGCTTCGATGTGATGCTGACACCGGTGCTTCACGAAGAGCCGCCCCCTTGGGTTTCCTGGGGCCGGACGTGCCCGGTTCGCAGTTGTTCGAGCGGCTCCTGA
- a CDS encoding helix-turn-helix domain-containing protein yields MTHWKSYHLLGESFADTDDAPASLFRWAVERVVDGLTDHDVYSQTVAKAATRQGAMQRAERRMLRLLALDADPVAELMRTAHDASAFQMRWNGFNRMAPLGVETRVSCDAGLRLQRETRAAGLQDEMREQAGAICVSHLMAEDSPLRQRNEEIRPLARHFGELGYANAALRDSVDSLYADPFAELDQCADAVGASRRTLQRAFTQAGLSFRLLRQAVRLTLASHAMCSTSGESITAIAHASGFFDSAHLVRAWKQSCGLTPSQYRSLC; encoded by the coding sequence ATGACGCACTGGAAAAGCTATCACCTGCTCGGCGAATCCTTTGCCGACACGGACGATGCCCCGGCCTCGCTGTTCCGTTGGGCGGTCGAGCGCGTGGTCGATGGCCTCACCGATCACGATGTCTATTCGCAGACCGTGGCGAAGGCCGCCACGCGGCAAGGTGCCATGCAGCGCGCGGAGCGGCGCATGCTGCGGCTTCTGGCCCTCGATGCGGACCCCGTCGCAGAGCTGATGCGCACGGCCCACGATGCATCCGCTTTCCAGATGCGATGGAACGGCTTCAACCGCATGGCGCCGCTGGGCGTGGAAACGCGGGTCTCCTGCGATGCCGGTCTTCGCCTGCAACGCGAGACGCGCGCTGCAGGGCTGCAAGACGAAATGCGCGAGCAGGCGGGCGCAATCTGCGTGTCGCACCTCATGGCCGAAGACAGCCCGCTGCGCCAGCGCAACGAAGAAATCAGGCCGCTCGCACGCCACTTCGGCGAACTCGGCTATGCGAACGCCGCGTTGCGAGACAGCGTCGACAGCCTGTATGCCGACCCCTTCGCCGAGCTGGACCAATGTGCCGATGCGGTGGGCGCTTCACGCCGCACGCTGCAGCGCGCTTTCACGCAGGCCGGCCTGAGCTTTCGCCTGCTGCGCCAGGCCGTGCGCCTGACGCTCGCAAGCCATGCGATGTGCAGCACGAGCGGCGAATCGATCACCGCCATCGCGCATGCCTCGGGCTTCTTCGATTCGGCGCACCTGGTGCGCGCGTGGAAGCAATCCTGCGGCCTCACGCCTTCGCAGTACCGCTCGCTCTGCTGA
- a CDS encoding AraC family transcriptional regulator, which translates to MSDETPDTATVLAMPMPLDPELDAAREELVQLIRHITRGQDGTVECAVPGLQVHCISKPDGPKHGFATPALGLIAQGSKRVIVGDDIYVYDPMNYLVTSVDLPVCGQVCVTSEKEPYLGVRLELAVDEIGDLIGDEKLPAKANAPASRGMYVNRIAMPVLEPVLRLLRLLDTPEDIPIMAPLIKREIMYRLLVNGEGARLRQIALHDSHTQRIAKAISALRTNYAQSLRVEDMARAVHMSVSSFHHHFKAVTAMSPLQYQKQLRLQEARRQMLIAGTDVASAAHNVGYESPSQFAREYGRMFGAPPLRDKRRWLGEAGNDALGAASMEAA; encoded by the coding sequence ATGTCCGACGAAACCCCCGACACCGCCACCGTCCTCGCCATGCCGATGCCGCTGGACCCCGAACTCGATGCCGCCCGCGAAGAGCTGGTGCAGCTCATCCGCCACATCACGCGCGGACAGGACGGCACGGTGGAGTGCGCCGTGCCCGGCCTGCAGGTGCACTGCATCAGCAAGCCCGACGGCCCCAAGCACGGCTTCGCCACACCGGCGCTGGGCCTCATTGCGCAGGGCTCCAAGCGGGTCATCGTGGGCGACGACATCTACGTGTACGACCCGATGAACTACCTCGTCACCTCGGTCGACCTGCCGGTGTGCGGCCAGGTGTGCGTGACCAGCGAGAAGGAGCCCTACCTGGGCGTGCGGCTGGAGCTGGCGGTCGACGAGATCGGCGACCTCATCGGCGACGAAAAACTGCCGGCCAAGGCCAACGCCCCGGCCTCGCGCGGCATGTACGTGAACCGCATCGCCATGCCGGTGCTCGAGCCCGTGCTGCGCCTGCTGCGGCTGCTCGACACGCCCGAAGACATTCCGATCATGGCGCCGCTCATCAAGCGCGAGATCATGTACCGCCTGCTGGTGAACGGCGAGGGTGCGCGGCTGCGCCAGATTGCGCTGCACGACAGCCACACGCAGCGCATCGCCAAAGCCATCAGCGCGCTGCGCACGAACTACGCGCAGTCGCTGCGCGTGGAAGACATGGCGCGCGCGGTGCACATGAGCGTGTCGTCGTTCCACCACCACTTCAAGGCCGTGACGGCGATGAGCCCGCTGCAGTACCAAAAGCAGTTGCGCCTGCAGGAGGCGCGCCGCCAGATGCTGATCGCCGGCACCGACGTGGCGAGCGCCGCGCACAACGTGGGCTACGAAAGCCCGTCGCAGTTCGCACGCGAATACGGCCGCATGTTCGGCGCGCCGCCGCTGCGCGACAAGCGCCGCTGGCTCGGCGAGGCCGGCAACGACGCGTTGGGTGCGGCGTCGATGGAAGCTGCCTGA
- a CDS encoding aldo/keto reductase — protein sequence MHYRKFGRTGLLVSELCLGTMTFGGAPGIWDHIGQLQQGEAEGLIGRSLDAGINFIDTADVYSDGLSETITGQALKNLKVPRDRVVVATKVLGETGSKGVNSAGASRYHIMDGVKASLKRLQLDHIDLYQIHGTDPLTPIDETVRALDDLVRQGHVRYVGVSNWAAWQIAKALGIAERDRLARFESLQAYYTVAGRDLERELVPMLRSEQLGLMVWSPLAGGLLSGKVDRHTATAEGSRRASFDFPPVSVERAYDCIDLMRQFAEPRGVSVAQIALAWLLHQPVVTSVIVGAKRIDQLNDNIAATDVRLTADELAAIDKASALAPEYPGWMLTRQGGVRAQRLVDSGRRG from the coding sequence ATGCACTACCGCAAATTCGGCCGCACTGGCCTCCTGGTTTCCGAACTCTGCCTCGGCACGATGACCTTCGGCGGCGCACCCGGCATCTGGGACCACATCGGCCAGCTGCAGCAAGGCGAGGCCGAAGGCCTCATCGGCCGCTCGCTCGACGCCGGCATCAACTTCATCGACACCGCCGACGTGTACTCCGACGGCCTGTCCGAGACCATCACCGGCCAGGCGCTGAAGAACCTCAAGGTGCCGCGCGACCGCGTGGTGGTCGCGACCAAGGTGCTCGGCGAAACCGGCAGCAAGGGCGTGAACTCGGCCGGCGCCTCGCGCTATCACATCATGGACGGCGTGAAGGCCAGCCTGAAGCGGCTGCAGCTCGACCACATCGACCTCTACCAGATCCACGGCACCGACCCGCTCACGCCCATCGACGAAACGGTGCGCGCGCTCGACGACCTCGTGCGCCAGGGCCACGTGCGCTACGTGGGCGTGTCGAACTGGGCCGCGTGGCAGATCGCCAAGGCGCTGGGCATTGCCGAACGCGACCGGCTCGCGCGCTTCGAGTCGCTGCAGGCGTACTACACCGTGGCCGGGCGTGATCTGGAGCGCGAGCTGGTGCCCATGCTGCGCAGCGAACAGCTCGGCCTGATGGTCTGGAGCCCGCTGGCCGGCGGCCTGCTGAGCGGCAAGGTCGACCGCCACACCGCCACCGCAGAAGGCAGCCGCCGCGCGAGCTTCGACTTTCCGCCGGTGAGTGTGGAGCGCGCCTACGACTGCATCGACCTGATGCGCCAGTTCGCCGAACCGCGCGGCGTGTCGGTGGCGCAGATCGCGTTGGCCTGGCTGCTGCACCAGCCCGTGGTGACCAGCGTGATCGTCGGCGCCAAGCGCATCGACCAGTTGAACGACAACATTGCCGCGACCGACGTGCGGCTCACGGCCGACGAGCTCGCGGCCATCGACAAGGCCAGCGCGCTGGCGCCCGAGTACCCGGGCTGGATGCTCACGCGCCAGGGCGGCGTTCGCGCCCAGCGGCTGGTGGATTCAGGCCGTCGCGGCTGA
- the bioD gene encoding dethiobiotin synthase, which produces MTTTAAATQRRWFVTGTDTGVGKTLVSSAMLALLAASGLRAVGMKPVAAGLDAIDGEWRNEDVERLKAAGNVDAPLAWRCPYVLKAPMSPHLAARAEGVQVALPVLLDAFERLSAQADAVVVEGVGGFCVPLGDDLDTADLAVALGLPVILVVGLRLGCLNHALLTAEAIRARGLVLAGWVASVVEPQMLSPEGNLQTLRARLGAPLLGVVPHLAEPEAARAAEHLDLRALRASAAHAARRTEVPLVSAATA; this is translated from the coding sequence ATGACGACGACGGCTGCGGCGACACAGCGCCGCTGGTTCGTCACCGGCACCGACACCGGCGTCGGCAAGACGCTCGTGAGCAGCGCCATGCTCGCGCTGCTGGCCGCCTCGGGCCTGCGTGCGGTCGGCATGAAGCCGGTGGCGGCGGGGCTCGATGCCATCGACGGCGAATGGCGCAACGAAGACGTCGAGCGACTGAAGGCGGCGGGCAATGTCGATGCGCCGCTCGCCTGGCGCTGCCCCTATGTGCTGAAGGCGCCGATGTCGCCGCACCTGGCGGCACGGGCAGAGGGCGTGCAGGTCGCGCTGCCCGTGCTGCTCGATGCCTTCGAGCGGCTGTCGGCGCAGGCCGATGCGGTGGTGGTGGAAGGCGTGGGCGGTTTCTGCGTGCCGCTGGGCGACGACCTCGACACGGCCGATCTCGCGGTGGCGCTGGGCCTGCCCGTGATTCTCGTGGTCGGACTGCGGCTCGGTTGCCTCAACCATGCGCTGCTCACCGCCGAGGCGATCCGTGCGCGCGGGCTGGTGCTCGCAGGCTGGGTCGCGAGCGTGGTCGAGCCGCAGATGCTCTCGCCCGAAGGCAACCTGCAGACGCTGCGCGCGCGGCTAGGTGCGCCGCTGCTGGGCGTGGTGCCGCACCTGGCCGAGCCCGAGGCTGCGCGCGCCGCCGAGCATCTCGACCTGCGCGCGCTGCGTGCGAGCGCGGCTCATGCCGCGCGTCGCACCGAGGTCCCGCTCGTGTCAGCCGCGACGGCCTGA
- the bioF gene encoding 8-amino-7-oxononanoate synthase yields the protein MLRLLERLQDEITALDARSLRRRRQIAETACAPEQILTLAGATAPRTMLGFSSNDYLGLAAHPALAEALAEGAARYGTGSGGSHLILGHSRAHAQLEERLGEWMAPHIPEARSLFFCTGYMANLAVLSALGDAEAVIFSETLNHASLIDGARLARARVERYPHCDLQALDAQLAACDAPVKIIVSDAVFSMDGHIAPVAGLLTLAEQHDAWLVIDDAHGFGVLGATGRGALQALALRSERLVLIGTLGKAAGVSGAFVAAHRTVIDFLVQRARPYIFTTAAPPAVAHALLTSLALIEGEEGMRRRAQLRARITQLRSGLKQVLPADGSAWLADSPTAIQPLIVGDNARAMQTMERLDAHGLRVGAIRPPTVPAGTARLRIALSASHTEADVARLIGALGEALAEPWPEAA from the coding sequence ATGCTGCGCTTGCTTGAACGCCTGCAGGACGAGATCACCGCGCTCGACGCGCGCTCGCTGCGCCGCCGCCGGCAGATCGCCGAGACCGCCTGCGCGCCCGAGCAGATCCTCACGCTGGCCGGCGCCACGGCGCCGCGCACCATGCTCGGCTTCAGCAGCAACGACTACCTGGGCCTGGCCGCGCACCCCGCGCTGGCCGAGGCGCTGGCCGAAGGCGCGGCGCGCTACGGCACGGGCAGCGGCGGCTCGCACCTGATCCTGGGCCACTCGCGCGCCCATGCGCAACTCGAAGAGCGGCTGGGCGAATGGATGGCGCCGCACATTCCCGAGGCGCGCAGCCTGTTCTTCTGCACCGGCTACATGGCCAACCTCGCGGTGCTGTCGGCGCTGGGCGACGCCGAGGCGGTGATCTTCTCGGAGACGCTGAACCACGCCTCGCTGATCGACGGCGCGCGGCTGGCCCGTGCCCGCGTGGAGCGCTACCCGCACTGCGACCTGCAGGCGCTCGACGCGCAGCTTGCCGCCTGCGATGCGCCGGTCAAGATCATCGTGAGCGACGCCGTCTTCAGCATGGACGGCCACATCGCCCCCGTGGCGGGCCTGCTCACGCTGGCCGAGCAGCACGACGCCTGGCTGGTGATCGACGACGCGCACGGCTTCGGCGTGCTCGGCGCCACCGGGCGCGGCGCGCTGCAGGCGCTGGCGCTGCGCTCCGAGCGGCTGGTGCTCATCGGCACGCTGGGCAAGGCGGCCGGTGTGTCGGGCGCCTTCGTGGCGGCGCACCGCACGGTGATCGACTTCCTGGTGCAGCGCGCGCGGCCCTACATCTTCACCACGGCTGCGCCGCCAGCGGTGGCGCATGCGCTGCTGACGAGCCTGGCGCTCATCGAAGGCGAGGAGGGCATGCGTCGCCGAGCCCAACTGCGCGCCCGCATCACGCAACTGCGCAGCGGCCTGAAGCAGGTGCTGCCGGCCGACGGCAGCGCCTGGCTGGCCGATTCGCCGACCGCGATCCAGCCGCTCATCGTGGGCGACAACGCGCGCGCCATGCAGACCATGGAACGGCTCGATGCGCACGGCCTGCGTGTCGGTGCGATCCGTCCGCCGACCGTGCCCGCCGGCACCGCGCGGCTGCGCATCGCGCTCTCGGCGAGCCACACCGAAGCCGACGTGGCACGGCTCATCGGTGCGCTGGGCGAAGCCCTGGCCGAACCGTGGCCGGAGGCCGCATGA